Proteins encoded by one window of Pseudomonas tructae:
- the pyk gene encoding pyruvate kinase has translation MTIRRTKIVATLGPASNSPEVIEQLILAGLDVARLNFSHGTPDEHKARARLIRDIAARLGRHVALLGDLQGPKIRIAKFSNKRIELKVGDRFTFSTAHPLTEGTQDIVGIDYPDLVKDCGVGDELLLDDGRVVMRVESATADALHCEVLIGGPLSDHKGINRRGGGLTAPALTEKDKADIKLAAEMDLDYLAVSFPRDASDMEYARRLRDEAGGSAWLVAKIERAEAVADDETLDGLIAASDAVMVARGDLGVEIGDAELIAIQKKIIQHARRNNKAVIVATQMMESMIQNPMPTRAEVSDVANAVLDNTDAVMLSAESAAGAYPIEAVQAMARICLGAEKHPTSQKSSHRLHTRFERCDESIALAAMYTANHFPGVKAIIALTESGYTPLIMSRLRSSVPIYAFSPHRATLARAAMFRGVYPVAFDPAALPADKVSQAAVDELLQRGAVEPGDWAILTKGDSYHTIGGTNGMKILHVGDSLV, from the coding sequence ATGACCATCCGCCGTACCAAAATCGTCGCCACCCTTGGCCCCGCCAGCAACTCGCCGGAAGTGATCGAGCAACTGATCCTCGCAGGCCTGGATGTCGCTCGCCTGAACTTCTCCCACGGCACGCCTGACGAGCACAAGGCTCGCGCGCGCCTGATCCGCGACATCGCTGCCCGCCTCGGCCGCCACGTGGCGCTGCTCGGCGACCTGCAAGGGCCGAAGATCCGCATCGCCAAATTCAGCAACAAGCGTATCGAACTCAAGGTCGGTGACCGCTTCACCTTCTCCACCGCCCACCCGCTGACCGAAGGTACCCAGGATATCGTCGGCATCGACTACCCGGACCTGGTCAAGGACTGCGGTGTCGGTGACGAATTGCTGCTCGACGACGGCCGTGTGGTCATGCGCGTAGAAAGCGCCACCGCCGACGCCCTGCATTGCGAAGTACTGATCGGCGGCCCGCTGTCCGATCACAAAGGCATCAACCGTCGCGGCGGCGGCCTGACCGCTCCGGCCCTGACTGAAAAAGACAAGGCCGACATCAAGCTGGCCGCCGAAATGGACCTGGATTATCTGGCCGTTTCTTTCCCACGCGATGCCTCCGACATGGAATACGCCCGTCGCCTGCGCGACGAAGCGGGCGGCAGTGCCTGGCTGGTAGCCAAGATCGAACGCGCCGAAGCAGTCGCCGACGACGAGACCCTCGACGGTCTGATCGCCGCCAGTGACGCAGTCATGGTTGCCCGCGGCGACCTGGGCGTGGAAATCGGCGATGCCGAGCTGATCGCGATCCAGAAGAAGATCATCCAGCACGCCCGTCGCAACAACAAGGCGGTGATTGTAGCGACCCAGATGATGGAGTCGATGATCCAGAACCCGATGCCGACCCGCGCCGAAGTGTCCGACGTGGCCAACGCCGTGCTGGATAACACCGATGCGGTGATGCTCTCGGCCGAAAGCGCCGCGGGTGCCTACCCGATCGAAGCGGTACAGGCCATGGCGCGTATCTGCCTGGGTGCGGAAAAACACCCGACCAGCCAGAAGTCCAGCCACCGCCTGCACACCCGCTTCGAGCGCTGCGACGAAAGCATCGCCCTGGCGGCGATGTACACCGCCAACCACTTCCCTGGCGTCAAGGCGATCATCGCCCTCACCGAAAGTGGTTACACCCCGCTGATCATGTCGCGTCTGCGTTCATCGGTGCCGATCTACGCCTTCTCGCCGCACCGCGCCACCCTGGCCCGCGCCGCGATGTTCCGTGGCGTGTACCCGGTAGCGTTCGACCCGGCAGCCCTGCCGGCCGACAAAGTCAGCCAGGCGGCGGTCGATGAGCTGCTGCAGCGCGGCGCGGTCGAGCCAGGTGACTGGGCGATCCTGACCAAAGGCGACAGCTACCACACCATCGGTGGCACCAATGGCATGAAGATCCTGCACGTTGGTGATTCGCTGGTCTGA
- a CDS encoding iron-sulfur-binding ferredoxin reductase — protein sequence MPELRVGQRQWAVAPGSNLLDALNDAGLTVPYSCRAGSCHACLVRCLQGRPGDARPDALAADKRQQGWRLACQCSVDEDLQVAVFDPLADGLPAQVVGLDWLSPTVLRLRLAPQRPLRYQAGQHLVLWSPSGVARPYSLASLPGEEGFLEFHLDCRQPGAFCDQARQLSSASTLHLGELRGGALHYDPDWQERPLWLLAAGTGLAPLWGILREALRQAHHGPIRLLHLAHDAQEHYLAQPLTELASRHRQLQVELLTPAELPQALAALHLQSRQTVALACGSAASVEQFSRRMFLAGLPRNQIFADAFIAHA from the coding sequence ATGCCTGAGTTGCGGGTGGGGCAGCGGCAATGGGCGGTGGCGCCAGGCAGTAACCTGCTCGACGCCTTGAATGATGCCGGCCTCACGGTGCCCTACAGTTGCCGCGCCGGCAGCTGTCATGCTTGCCTGGTGCGTTGCCTGCAAGGCCGGCCGGGGGATGCCAGGCCCGATGCCTTGGCGGCTGACAAGCGTCAGCAAGGATGGCGCCTGGCGTGCCAGTGCAGTGTCGATGAAGACTTGCAGGTGGCGGTATTCGACCCGCTTGCGGATGGCTTGCCAGCGCAGGTTGTCGGTTTGGACTGGTTGAGCCCCACGGTGTTGCGCTTGCGTCTTGCGCCGCAACGACCACTGCGTTATCAGGCCGGTCAGCACTTGGTGCTATGGAGCCCGAGCGGGGTCGCCCGGCCATATTCTCTGGCCAGTCTGCCGGGGGAGGAGGGCTTTCTCGAGTTTCATCTCGATTGCCGGCAACCTGGGGCCTTTTGCGATCAGGCGCGGCAATTGTCCAGCGCTTCGACCCTGCACCTGGGCGAGTTGCGCGGTGGTGCCTTGCACTACGACCCCGACTGGCAGGAACGCCCGCTGTGGCTGCTGGCGGCGGGTACTGGCCTGGCGCCATTGTGGGGGATTCTGCGCGAGGCGCTGCGTCAGGCACATCACGGCCCGATTCGCCTGCTGCACCTGGCCCATGACGCTCAGGAGCATTACCTGGCGCAACCATTGACCGAACTGGCCAGCCGTCACCGGCAATTGCAGGTCGAGCTGCTGACCCCGGCTGAGTTGCCTCAGGCATTGGCAGCGTTGCACTTGCAGTCACGTCAGACTGTGGCCCTGGCCTGCGGCTCGGCGGCCAGTGTCGAGCAGTTTTCCCGGCGCATGTTCCTTGCCGGCTTGCCGCGCAACCAAATTTTTGCCGATGCTTTTATTGCGCACGCTTGA
- a CDS encoding GGDEF domain-containing protein, whose amino-acid sequence MTETALQTLLLKRFLLAAGTYVLVLALVWGARLSGHLQASQDALLLGGGLLLLCQVMLGWVFVSGRNLRFNDPSLTQLQILLAIAWHTWLLAQLDQGRGTFLMFYPLILLFGLFHLRGRVFVRCALLVLLSFAGLMAWEAWQVPQLDPSLWLLQGGALLVVLCWLCLYARYVQAARQRMRQRRHALQAHQDTLRGMMRQLEGLVATDELTGLFNRRHFLGLATRELERMRAEHCHGLALIDLDHFKRINDLYGHAAGDQVLQAFASIASECLEEPAVLARYGGEEFVLLLPDCTEVQLADCCERLRKAFALAQPPAVGLRVEPLSLSAGMTLLGAGDDLDVALQRADQALYRAKRRGRNRCLAAWETVDA is encoded by the coding sequence GTGACCGAAACAGCGCTGCAGACACTGCTACTCAAACGCTTTCTATTGGCTGCGGGCACTTATGTGCTGGTGCTGGCACTGGTCTGGGGTGCGCGCTTGAGCGGGCACCTGCAAGCCTCCCAGGATGCCTTGTTGCTTGGTGGTGGCCTGTTACTGTTGTGCCAGGTGATGCTCGGCTGGGTGTTTGTCAGCGGGCGTAACCTGCGTTTCAATGACCCGAGCCTGACCCAGTTGCAGATCCTGCTGGCGATCGCCTGGCATACCTGGCTGTTGGCCCAGCTCGACCAGGGCCGTGGCACCTTCTTGATGTTCTACCCCTTGATCCTGCTGTTCGGCCTGTTTCACCTGCGCGGCCGGGTGTTCGTGCGTTGTGCGCTGCTGGTGCTGTTGAGCTTCGCCGGCCTGATGGCCTGGGAGGCCTGGCAGGTGCCGCAGCTCGATCCATCACTTTGGCTGCTGCAGGGTGGCGCGCTGCTGGTGGTGCTGTGCTGGTTGTGCCTGTATGCCCGTTATGTGCAGGCTGCCCGACAGCGTATGCGCCAGCGGCGCCATGCCTTGCAGGCCCATCAGGACACCCTGCGCGGCATGATGCGCCAGCTCGAAGGCCTGGTGGCTACCGATGAACTGACCGGCCTGTTCAACCGTCGGCACTTTCTGGGCTTGGCCACGCGTGAGTTGGAGCGCATGCGCGCCGAGCATTGCCATGGGCTGGCCCTGATCGACCTTGATCATTTCAAACGTATCAATGACCTGTATGGCCATGCCGCTGGCGATCAGGTGCTGCAGGCCTTCGCCTCGATCGCCAGCGAATGCCTGGAGGAACCCGCTGTATTGGCCCGCTATGGGGGTGAAGAGTTTGTGCTGTTGCTGCCCGATTGCACCGAGGTGCAACTCGCCGACTGTTGCGAGCGGTTGCGTAAAGCCTTTGCCCTGGCCCAGCCGCCAGCAGTAGGTTTGCGTGTCGAGCCGTTGAGCCTGTCGGCCGGAATGACCTTGCTGGGCGCCGGTGATGACCTCGACGTGGCCCTGCAGCGCGCGGATCAGGCGTTGTATCGAGCCAAGCGCCGCGGGCGTAATCGCTGTCTGGCCGCATGGGAGACTGTCGATGCCTGA
- a CDS encoding fumarate hydratase: protein MTVIKQDDLIQSVADALQFISYYHPVDFIQAMHEAYLREESPAARDSIAQILINSRMCATGHRPICQDTGIVTVFVRVGMDVRWDGATMSLDDMINEGVRRAYNLPENVLRASILADPAGSRKNTKDNTPAVIHYSIVPGNTVEVDVAAKGGGSENKSKMAMLNPSDSIVDWVLKTVPTMGAGWCPPGMLGIGIGGTAEKAAVMAKEVLMESIDIHELKARGPQNRIEEIRLELFDKVNQLGIGAQGLGGLTTVLDVKIMDYPTHAASLPVCMIPNCAATRHAHFVLDGSGPADLEAPSLDAYPEIVWEAGPSARRVNLDTLTPEDVQSWKPGETILLNGKMLTGRDAAHKRMVEMLNKGEELPVDLKGRFIYYVGPVDPVGDEVVGPAGPTTATRMDKFTRQILEQTGLLGMIGKSERGPTAIEAIKDNKAVYLMAVGGAAYLVAQAIKKSKVLAFAELGMEAIYEFEVKDMPVTVAVDSNGESVHITGPAIWQHKIAESLAVEVK from the coding sequence ATGACCGTGATCAAGCAAGACGACCTGATTCAGAGCGTTGCCGACGCCCTGCAGTTCATTTCGTACTACCACCCCGTTGATTTCATCCAGGCCATGCATGAGGCCTATCTGCGTGAAGAGTCGCCGGCTGCACGCGACTCCATCGCCCAGATCCTGATCAACTCGCGCATGTGCGCCACCGGCCACCGGCCGATCTGCCAGGACACCGGTATCGTCACCGTGTTCGTGCGCGTCGGCATGGATGTGCGCTGGGATGGCGCCACCATGAGCCTGGACGACATGATCAACGAAGGCGTGCGCCGCGCCTACAACCTGCCGGAAAACGTCCTGCGCGCATCCATCCTGGCCGACCCGGCCGGTAGCCGCAAGAACACCAAGGACAACACCCCGGCGGTCATCCACTACTCCATCGTCCCGGGCAACACCGTGGAAGTGGACGTGGCAGCCAAAGGCGGCGGCTCCGAGAACAAGTCGAAAATGGCCATGCTCAACCCGTCCGACTCGATCGTCGACTGGGTTCTGAAGACCGTTCCGACCATGGGTGCCGGCTGGTGTCCACCGGGCATGCTCGGCATCGGCATCGGCGGCACCGCCGAGAAAGCCGCAGTGATGGCCAAGGAAGTGTTGATGGAATCCATCGACATCCACGAGCTCAAGGCCCGTGGCCCGCAGAACCGCATCGAAGAGATCCGCCTGGAGCTGTTCGACAAGGTCAACCAGCTGGGCATCGGCGCCCAGGGCCTGGGCGGCCTGACCACCGTGCTCGACGTCAAGATCATGGACTACCCGACCCACGCCGCCTCGTTGCCGGTGTGCATGATCCCCAACTGCGCCGCCACCCGTCACGCCCACTTCGTGCTCGACGGCTCGGGCCCGGCCGACCTGGAAGCACCATCGCTGGACGCCTACCCGGAAATCGTCTGGGAAGCCGGCCCTTCGGCTCGCCGCGTCAACCTCGACACCCTGACCCCGGAAGACGTACAGAGCTGGAAACCGGGCGAGACCATCCTGCTCAACGGCAAGATGCTCACCGGCCGCGACGCTGCGCACAAGCGCATGGTCGAGATGCTCAACAAGGGCGAAGAACTGCCGGTCGACCTCAAGGGTCGCTTCATCTACTACGTCGGCCCGGTTGATCCGGTGGGTGACGAAGTGGTTGGCCCGGCAGGCCCGACCACCGCAACGCGGATGGACAAGTTCACCCGGCAGATCCTCGAGCAAACCGGCTTGCTGGGCATGATCGGCAAATCCGAGCGCGGCCCGACCGCCATCGAAGCGATCAAGGACAACAAGGCTGTGTACCTGATGGCCGTTGGCGGCGCTGCCTACCTGGTCGCCCAGGCGATCAAGAAGTCCAAGGTCCTGGCCTTCGCCGAACTGGGCATGGAAGCGATCTACGAGTTCGAGGTCAAGGACATGCCGGTGACTGTCGCCGTCGACAGCAATGGCGAGTCGGTGCACATCACAGGCCCCGCGATCTGGCAGCACAAGATCGCTGAAAGCCTGGCGGTGGAAGTGAAGTAA
- a CDS encoding phospholipase D-like domain-containing protein, giving the protein MAGPVFPWRDGNRFELLIDGPQFFPRMLTAIVRAEHQVDLELYLVEAGACAEAMVQALVQAAERGVQVRCLFDDYGSLAFTLSLRQRLLAAGVELRWYNRLRWRRGLRNLYRDHRKLLLVDQAWAVVGGTGVTDQFWTPSEDVSEWHEVMVQMQGPLVADWQMLFDRQWRANLRRTAWRPPTHFGLPRLPRVPDRGIGMGRVAYADARQHRDILQSLVRALNSGQRRIWLATPYFLPTWKVRRSLRRAASRGIDVRLLLTGPRTDHPSVRYAGHRYYPRLLRAGVKIFEYQPCFLHLKMVLVDDWVSIGSCNFDHWNLRFNLEANVEAIDPPLTADVAASFERDFAQSLAVDLAHWHARPLWKRVQQRLWGWLDRLVVNLLDRRD; this is encoded by the coding sequence ATGGCCGGACCGGTCTTTCCCTGGCGCGATGGCAATCGGTTCGAGCTGTTGATCGACGGTCCGCAATTCTTCCCGCGCATGCTCACCGCCATCGTGCGCGCCGAGCATCAGGTGGATCTGGAACTGTACCTGGTAGAGGCGGGGGCCTGCGCCGAGGCCATGGTCCAGGCCCTGGTGCAGGCCGCCGAGCGCGGGGTGCAGGTGCGTTGCCTGTTCGATGATTACGGCTCGCTGGCCTTCACCCTGAGCCTGCGTCAGCGCTTGCTGGCGGCCGGCGTCGAACTGCGCTGGTACAACCGCCTGCGCTGGCGCCGGGGCTTGCGCAACCTGTACCGCGATCATCGCAAGCTGCTGTTGGTCGACCAGGCCTGGGCGGTGGTGGGCGGCACCGGTGTCACTGACCAGTTCTGGACCCCGAGCGAAGACGTCAGCGAATGGCACGAAGTGATGGTGCAGATGCAAGGCCCGCTGGTGGCCGATTGGCAGATGCTCTTTGATCGCCAGTGGCGCGCCAATCTGCGCCGCACCGCCTGGCGGCCACCGACCCATTTCGGCCTGCCGCGCTTGCCACGGGTTCCGGACAGAGGCATCGGCATGGGCCGGGTGGCCTACGCCGACGCCCGCCAGCACCGGGACATTCTGCAATCGCTGGTGCGTGCGTTGAACAGTGGCCAGCGGCGGATCTGGCTGGCGACACCTTACTTTCTGCCGACCTGGAAGGTCCGTCGCTCCCTGCGCCGCGCCGCTTCCCGTGGTATCGACGTGCGCCTGTTGCTGACCGGGCCGCGCACCGATCACCCTTCGGTGCGCTATGCCGGCCATCGCTATTACCCGCGGCTATTGCGCGCCGGTGTGAAAATCTTCGAGTACCAGCCGTGTTTCCTGCACTTGAAGATGGTGCTGGTGGACGACTGGGTCAGTATCGGCTCGTGCAACTTCGATCACTGGAACCTGCGGTTCAACCTTGAAGCCAATGTCGAGGCCATCGACCCACCCCTGACCGCAGATGTGGCGGCGAGCTTTGAGCGTGACTTCGCCCAGAGCCTGGCCGTTGACCTTGCCCACTGGCATGCGCGGCCGTTGTGGAAGCGCGTGCAGCAACGCTTGTGGGGCTGGCTCGACCGGCTGGTGGTCAACCTGCTCGACCGTCGCGACTAG
- a CDS encoding YceI family protein, with product MFSLPRLLLTLLVVLSLPAQANWHLDGESSRLSFISSKNGDTAEVHRFLVLHGKVDRKGAAELQIEMDSNSSGVPLRDERMRKELFEFAKFPEATVSAQIDLRPINDLANGAQVELRLPLTVSLHGKQHSYSALLLATRLDERRFQVVTLEPLMLRADDFDLLPGLATLRKLAGLKSISPSVPVAAVLIFTAR from the coding sequence ATGTTCAGTCTGCCGCGTCTTCTGCTAACCCTGCTGGTCGTCTTGAGTCTCCCTGCCCAGGCCAATTGGCACCTGGACGGCGAATCGTCGCGCCTGTCGTTTATCTCCAGCAAGAACGGCGACACGGCCGAGGTGCATCGTTTCCTCGTCTTGCATGGCAAGGTCGATCGCAAGGGCGCCGCCGAACTGCAGATCGAGATGGACTCCAACAGCAGTGGTGTACCGTTGCGTGATGAGCGCATGCGCAAGGAACTGTTCGAGTTCGCCAAGTTCCCCGAAGCCACGGTCAGCGCGCAGATCGACCTGCGCCCGATCAACGACCTGGCCAACGGTGCCCAGGTGGAACTGCGCCTGCCCTTGACCGTCAGCCTGCATGGCAAGCAGCACAGTTACAGTGCTCTGTTACTGGCCACCCGCCTGGATGAGCGGCGCTTTCAGGTGGTGACCCTGGAGCCGTTGATGCTGCGCGCCGATGATTTTGATTTGCTCCCAGGCCTTGCCACCCTGCGCAAGCTGGCCGGGCTCAAGTCCATCAGCCCGTCGGTGCCGGTGGCTGCGGTGCTGATTTTCACGGCGCGTTGA
- a CDS encoding amidase: MKRIVLVLILLAGAWGWYERQALADFPGILSAYSAKEYCSCRYVMNFDSHYCRSYVQQYLPLSGLDEDVQQRLIRAEGLGVASRAQWQGPRVGCRLLP; the protein is encoded by the coding sequence ATGAAGCGCATAGTGCTGGTGCTGATCCTGCTGGCAGGCGCCTGGGGCTGGTACGAACGCCAGGCGCTGGCGGATTTCCCCGGTATTCTCAGCGCCTATTCGGCCAAGGAGTACTGCTCGTGCCGCTATGTCATGAATTTCGACTCCCACTATTGCCGGAGCTACGTACAGCAGTACCTGCCACTGAGTGGCCTGGATGAGGATGTCCAGCAGCGGTTGATTCGCGCTGAAGGGTTGGGAGTAGCAAGCCGAGCGCAATGGCAAGGGCCACGCGTGGGCTGTCGCTTGCTGCCGTGA
- a CDS encoding serine hydrolase domain-containing protein, whose translation MSRVVWWILAVLAFSKAVSAAEYWPVPDWPVADDANPGAWQAVERYAFAPRNDEQRQGVRTDALLVIADGRIVYERYAAPNTAQTAHLTWSISKSVLATLLGVAHAQGRFDLQDPVARFYPPMRAHPQVRIEDLLHWASGLDWQEDYEYAPLKSSVVAMLYTRGRGDMADYTAARPEAVSPGLRFLYSSGDSNVLAAALREMVGEGGYAEYPWHALFEPLGIGSAVWERDGKGTLVGSSYLYLSARDLARIGLLMLREGRWQSRQLLASDWVAFNRQPFLQATSQPGEANPGGHWWLNQALPGRAQPWPDAPSDTYAALGHWGQALYVLPARKLVIVRFADDRDDSFAHNELLKRVLAATSEALP comes from the coding sequence ATGAGCAGAGTGGTGTGGTGGATACTGGCTGTTCTTGCCTTCAGCAAGGCCGTGTCGGCCGCAGAGTATTGGCCCGTACCTGACTGGCCGGTTGCCGATGATGCCAACCCAGGCGCCTGGCAGGCGGTCGAACGCTATGCCTTCGCTCCACGTAATGATGAACAACGCCAGGGCGTGCGCACCGACGCCCTGCTGGTGATCGCCGACGGGCGCATTGTCTATGAGCGCTATGCAGCGCCCAACACGGCGCAAACCGCGCACCTGACCTGGTCGATCAGCAAGAGCGTACTGGCGACCCTGTTGGGTGTCGCCCACGCCCAGGGCCGCTTTGACCTGCAGGATCCGGTGGCGCGTTTCTACCCGCCCATGCGCGCCCATCCCCAGGTGCGCATCGAAGACCTGCTGCATTGGGCCAGCGGTCTGGACTGGCAGGAGGACTACGAATACGCGCCGCTCAAGTCATCGGTAGTGGCCATGCTCTACACCCGCGGGCGCGGCGATATGGCCGACTACACCGCAGCCAGGCCTGAGGCGGTAAGCCCTGGGCTGCGCTTTCTCTACTCCAGCGGGGACAGCAACGTGCTGGCAGCGGCCTTGCGCGAGATGGTTGGCGAGGGCGGTTATGCAGAGTATCCCTGGCACGCTTTGTTCGAACCCCTGGGTATTGGTAGCGCCGTGTGGGAGCGTGACGGCAAAGGCACCCTGGTGGGGTCCTCCTACCTGTACCTGAGCGCCCGTGATCTGGCGCGCATCGGGCTGTTGATGCTGCGTGAAGGCCGCTGGCAGTCGCGGCAATTGCTGGCCAGCGATTGGGTTGCGTTCAATCGCCAGCCGTTCCTGCAAGCCACTTCGCAACCTGGTGAGGCAAACCCAGGTGGGCACTGGTGGCTCAACCAGGCGTTGCCCGGCAGAGCGCAACCCTGGCCGGATGCGCCATCCGACACTTACGCAGCCCTCGGGCACTGGGGCCAGGCGCTGTATGTACTGCCTGCGCGCAAGTTGGTGATCGTGCGTTTTGCTGATGACCGTGACGATAGCTTCGCCCATAACGAACTACTAAAGCGGGTACTGGCAGCGACCAGCGAGGCACTACCATGA
- a CDS encoding acyl-CoA dehydrogenase middle domain-containing protein produces MAWLQRLNDRQRHPQAATLADTYSSLLARLGPVSPFELAVLGGRAMNTPGLAFLVGYQAALRVLWPSAPQSLGALCASERRSVRPADMHVRLDDLRLTGSKDFVTAGLDAEWLLVAARCEASGQPVELSLAVVYAGEPGVSLEPLPSLPLMPEVGHARLHLDGALCERLAGDGWDAYVKPFRSLEDLYVLSALCAWLYGVGQESGWPQSLQLRLIGLLGGCAESTRQCADVAASHLLLGGLFAQFNALKEEINLALLAGPDEWASLWQRDQGLLEIASAARAKRLAKAWAAAGLS; encoded by the coding sequence ATGGCCTGGTTGCAACGACTCAACGACCGACAACGACACCCACAGGCCGCGACGCTGGCCGACACCTATTCCAGCCTGCTGGCGCGCCTGGGCCCGGTCAGCCCGTTCGAGCTGGCGGTGCTCGGTGGGCGGGCCATGAACACCCCGGGCCTGGCCTTCCTGGTCGGTTACCAGGCGGCGCTGCGGGTGCTGTGGCCCAGTGCGCCGCAGAGCCTTGGCGCCCTGTGTGCCAGTGAGCGGCGCAGCGTGCGCCCGGCGGACATGCACGTGCGTCTGGATGATCTGCGCCTGACGGGCAGCAAGGACTTTGTCACCGCCGGGCTCGATGCCGAGTGGCTGCTGGTGGCGGCGCGTTGCGAAGCGTCCGGGCAGCCGGTGGAACTGAGCCTGGCGGTGGTCTATGCCGGCGAGCCGGGTGTAAGCCTGGAACCCCTGCCGTCCTTGCCGTTGATGCCGGAAGTCGGCCATGCCCGCCTGCACCTGGACGGCGCATTGTGCGAGCGCCTGGCCGGTGACGGCTGGGATGCCTACGTCAAACCCTTCCGCTCGCTGGAGGATCTTTATGTGCTCAGCGCCCTGTGTGCCTGGCTGTATGGCGTCGGTCAGGAAAGCGGTTGGCCGCAGAGCCTGCAGCTGCGCCTGATCGGCCTGCTCGGCGGCTGTGCAGAAAGCACTCGCCAGTGCGCGGATGTCGCGGCCAGCCATCTGCTGCTAGGTGGCCTGTTTGCCCAGTTCAACGCCTTGAAAGAGGAGATCAACCTGGCGCTGCTGGCAGGCCCCGACGAGTGGGCCAGCCTGTGGCAACGCGACCAGGGTTTGCTGGAGATTGCTAGCGCCGCCCGGGCCAAGCGCCTGGCCAAGGCGTGGGCCGCCGCCGGATTGTCATGA
- the olsB gene encoding L-ornithine N(alpha)-acyltransferase, translating to MTRIARSGDNSTERRLQAERLVGPAALQEAQALRFSVFSGEFKAKLKGAELGLDMDDYDIHCRHIGVRDLNSGRLVATTRLLDHQAASSLGRFYSEEEFSLHGLGHLQGPILELGRTCVDPAYRNGGTIAVLWAELAEVLNEGRYSYLMGCASIPMQDGGVQAHAIMQRLRERYLCTEHLRAEPKKPLPSLALPNNVIAEMPPLLKAYMRLGAKICGEPCWDEDFQVADVFILLKRDELCPRYARHFKAAV from the coding sequence ATGACTCGGATCGCTCGCTCTGGCGACAACAGCACTGAACGCCGTCTGCAAGCCGAACGCCTGGTCGGCCCGGCCGCCCTGCAGGAAGCTCAGGCCCTTCGTTTCAGCGTATTCAGCGGTGAATTCAAGGCCAAACTCAAAGGCGCCGAGCTGGGCCTGGACATGGATGACTACGACATTCATTGCCGTCACATCGGCGTGCGCGATCTCAATAGCGGGCGCCTGGTCGCCACCACCCGCCTGCTCGACCACCAGGCCGCCAGCAGCCTGGGGCGCTTCTACAGCGAAGAGGAGTTCAGCCTGCACGGCCTCGGCCACCTGCAAGGACCGATCCTGGAGCTTGGCCGCACCTGCGTCGATCCGGCCTACCGCAACGGCGGCACCATCGCCGTGCTCTGGGCGGAACTGGCCGAAGTGCTCAACGAAGGCCGCTACAGCTACCTGATGGGCTGCGCCAGCATCCCCATGCAGGACGGCGGCGTACAGGCCCACGCGATCATGCAGCGCCTGCGCGAACGCTACCTGTGCACCGAACACCTGCGCGCCGAACCGAAAAAACCACTGCCCAGCCTGGCCCTGCCGAACAACGTCATCGCCGAGATGCCGCCACTGCTCAAGGCGTACATGCGTCTGGGGGCGAAAATCTGCGGCGAGCCCTGCTGGGACGAAGACTTCCAGGTCGCCGACGTGTTCATCCTGCTCAAGCGCGACGAGCTGTGCCCACGTTATGCTCGTCACTTCAAGGCGGCAGTCTGA
- a CDS encoding lysophospholipid acyltransferase family protein: MQRLRVYTRVARVLLVVLFGLGMAALFSLYERLRVPATTERRQRWSQLFMNTLSNALPFKVRVIGQLPQQPMLWVSNHVSWTDIPLLGRLAPLSFLSKAEVRTWPVAGWLALKAGTLFIRRGGNDSQLLRKQISQHLQQDCALLIFPEGTTTDGRSLRTFHGRLLASTIDTQTPLQPVALRYLRNGHSDSIAPFIGDDDLLSHLFRLFANDCAEVEIHLLAPIASAGEERAALAFKAQQAIQLALFGSEPVAQPQRRVKAA, encoded by the coding sequence ATGCAGCGCCTGCGCGTCTACACACGCGTAGCACGGGTGCTATTGGTGGTGCTGTTCGGCTTGGGCATGGCGGCGCTGTTCAGCCTCTATGAACGCTTGCGCGTGCCGGCCACGACCGAGCGCCGCCAACGCTGGTCGCAACTGTTCATGAACACACTGAGCAATGCCCTGCCGTTCAAGGTACGGGTGATCGGCCAGTTGCCGCAGCAGCCGATGCTGTGGGTCAGCAATCACGTGTCCTGGACCGATATCCCACTGCTGGGCAGGCTGGCCCCGCTGTCGTTTCTGTCCAAGGCCGAAGTGCGCACCTGGCCGGTAGCTGGCTGGCTGGCACTCAAGGCCGGTACCCTGTTCATTCGTCGCGGCGGCAACGACAGCCAATTGCTGCGCAAACAGATCAGCCAGCACCTGCAACAGGACTGTGCACTGCTTATTTTCCCTGAAGGCACTACTACCGACGGGCGCAGCCTGCGCACTTTCCATGGCCGCCTGCTGGCCAGCACCATTGACACGCAAACACCGCTGCAGCCGGTTGCCCTGCGTTACCTGCGCAATGGCCACAGCGATTCGATCGCGCCATTTATTGGTGATGATGATCTGCTGTCGCACCTGTTCCGGCTGTTTGCCAATGATTGCGCCGAGGTCGAAATTCATTTGCTCGCACCGATTGCCAGCGCCGGTGAAGAACGCGCCGCCCTGGCCTTCAAGGCCCAGCAAGCGATCCAGCTGGCACTGTTCGGCAGCGAACCGGTTGCCCAGCCGCAACGTCGGGTCAAGGCGGCCTAA